The DNA sequence TCACTAAACCTTACTGCACAAAATACTGGAGGTGAAGTTAGCGGTGGTACATCATTTGTATAATAATATTCTTCAGAAAAAGCTGGCAGAATTTCACAAATCAGTATTACAATTAAGAACAATCCTAGTTTTTGCACCAAAAAAAATTTGAATTTATTTGTAATAGGTATTACTTTGTCATAAACTATTCTTGGTATCCTTGAGGAGATTGACAATCATTATGAAAAATTCTTCTACATGTTAAACAACTTTTCCCACTAATCATGGTCTATGAAGGTAAGTATTGGGAGTGTCACAATACTCTTTACACTAATCAAAAAGGAATCCAAGAAGGATGGGCAAGTATGGATAACTTAAAGAAATTTGCAATAGATGTTGGGCTTGATGCAAATTTATTTAATAAATGTCTGGACTCTGGAACATATTCTGATAGAGTATATAACAATAAACAAATCGAAATTTCTCAAGGAGTGGAAGGAATCCCTGTATTCATTTTAGTTGGTTCTGATGGAACTACTCAGAGAATAGATGGTCCACAATCGTCTTCCATTTTTGCAGATGTGATTGATTCAATGTTAAAAAAAGCAATGGCTGAACCCGTAAAAAACAATACTATGAAAGATGTATCTGCTACCGGAATGTTATCAGATGGCACAAAAGTTTCAGTTTGGACTTCAATGCCAACTGCAGGAGAAGCAATGGAGATTTCTATTGAATTTGAGGATGCAGAACATGTTAACCACGATATAATG is a window from the Nitrosopumilus sp. genome containing:
- a CDS encoding DsbA family protein — encoded protein: MVYEGKYWECHNTLYTNQKGIQEGWASMDNLKKFAIDVGLDANLFNKCLDSGTYSDRVYNNKQIEISQGVEGIPVFILVGSDGTTQRIDGPQSSSIFADVIDSMLKKAMAEPVKNNTMKDVSATGMLSDGTKVSVWTSMPTAGEAMEISIEFEDAEHVNHDIM